TGCTGCTACTGCTCACGAGCCCCACAGTGCCCCCTCTGTCCGCTGCCGGGATTCGCCCTTCACGGAGCACCCCATGCACGTCCCCCTGGAGCGCTTCCTGCAGTCACTGGAGGCCCCTGGGCCCGGGCCGTCCACAGGTGAGCACGCACACACCCAGGAGCCATAATTATATAATGGCGAATAACGTTGATGATGCTGTGGAATATGCCATGTTGTCTTGCCCGCTCGTATACTAGGCTTAACTCACATTGTTTTCGTCAGGGGCTCCCACCAGTGAAGCCGGGGAGTCGGAAGGGGACGCCAGCCTGGCCGGTTACCCCTGGTTCCATGGCACACTGTCCCGGGTGCGGGCCGCCCAGCTGGTCCTGGCAGGGGGGGCGCGCAGTCACGGGCTCTTCGTGATCCGGCAGAGCGAGACGCGCCCGGGGGAGTACGTCCTCACCTTCAACTTCCAGGGCAAGGCCAAGGTACTGCCGGCTCACTGACCCAGCCCTGCAGGTCCAGGCCTCACTGGGATGAGCAGCTCTAAACACAGAGCAcaacaacaccaagcacaaaatgcAGCACACTCCAACACGTGTTACTGGTACATGAGGCTTGCTATTCATGTAGTTTGCctgatgtatatatgtttaatcTGGTTCTACCAATGTGCTCCGAAATGTACAACAACATTGCAAACGGGCCTACTTTTGGTTTATCCTGTTGAGGTAACTTTGGGGAACAGGCTGCTaacccatgtgtgtgtgtttgtttgtgcgtCCTTTCCTGTTTTCAGCACCTGCGGCTGTCTGTGAACGATAACGGCCAGTGCCACGTCCACCACCTGTGGTTCCAGACGGTGTCTGACATGCTGCGCCACTTCCATGCCCACCCCATCCCCCTGGAGTCCGGCGGCTCGGCGGACATCACCCTGCGCTGCTACGCCCAGGCCCAGCGCCCCGCCCCCGGTACGCCACCTGACTGTCTCAGAGTCTCGAGGGAAACCTGAACATCCGGTCGTTGTCTTACGGCGGGAGGTCATCCGGTCTTGTCCGCTCGCCAGCTCAGTCCCTTTATGCCCTTCTCCCTCAACACAGTCGTATCGCTTGTGGGAATACCAACGCGACAAATCTgtatcatatttatattatttacttattcagGGTCAGTGAATAATCTGGGCATGAAAGCCTCTGAAAGTGAAAAATACTagagagggagtgggagagagcGGGAGCGAGAGGCTGATGAATAGGAGCCAGCCACGGATGTTTGTCTGCAGGGGAGTTGAGTCGGAGAGAAGCAGCGAAGCCAGCGTGCCCACCGCCACCGCCTCCAGCTGAGAGAGCCGGCGCTCTGATGCCAAACAACACACGGCATTGTCAGGGCGAGGGGGCGCTTTGCATTCAGCTCACAGCCTATCTCTGTGGAGTAGCACAGAGCGCCACTGTCCTCCGCCGGTGCCAATGCGagctaagaaaacaaaaaaacctcgTGTAAATGTGAAGTATGAATGCATTGATTCATACATTCATccctgtgtttgtttattatttcccTGTTATTAATTGATGTTCATCTGGGAATGCTTCGGATGAATAGGCTGTTCTTAAACAGCAAACCGGCCAGAGCGCATCCAGCTCCCGTGTCTGCCCACGCCCCTGCAGAACGGGCCGGCGCCAGCTCGTGTGTTTCAGAGATTACTGTCACACTTTCAGAGCCgtccaggtgtgtgtgtgcgcgtgctgGTACAGAGATCAAACCCCCACAACCGTTACTGAGGGCAGTTTCTTTACCTCCTCTTGCTCTGTATTCCTCCTGCCCGGTTGTGCCTGGTTGTGCCCGGCTGTGTGTGTCAGCAGGCATTGACAGGGCAGACCTGCGAGTCTGAGCCCAAGACAGTAAACGCTTTGGGCAGGATCTCAAAGACAAACGAGCAACAGCCGTGTTCGGTCGAGCGTAACCCTGTGCCAGTCACTGCAGCCCTGTGTTGGCAGGGGCTTGTTTGGCACCGAGTCCTGGCAGACCGACCCCCTGCTGCTGCATCTATTAACCCTTTACTGGATGGGCTTCTCTGGCTTATGATGTGCTCACTGGTGGACATCCAGACACCAGCCTCTCATTCTTttattcttctctctctctccccctttcccccaacctttctctctgtctccctctttttccttttgctcttattgtttttctcttgctccacctctctctcgctctctctctcgctcttgctctctctctcttcctctccctcttcagAGTCCGGGGTCCCTCAGCATCCCCCCGCGCCCAGAGAGGCGGGCTGTCGGACAGACCTCCACCAATCTCCGCACTATTTCTCCGGGGCCTTCcagccccccggcccgcccCCAGACGCTCCCCCgccctcctcctccagctcctcctcccccaccaccctgccGCCCTTCCCCCGGGGCGAGACTGGGAGTGGGGGAGTGAGTGGCGGCGGGGGGGGCCTGCGCAGCCGGAGCAACAGCTCGGAGAGGCTGCTGGAGCCCCCCAGCGGCTCTTCGGAGGACTACCACGAGAGCGACGGCAGTCGGAGGACAAGAGCCGTCGAGAACCAGTACTCCTTCTACTGAGGCGTGGCCAGGGGCGGCTCTGTGGGCTCTCATTGGCTGGCGGACACAGGAAGTGAGCCGGGAAGCCACATCCTAGAAGGTTCATGGGAGGAGACGGGTTTGAGAGGCTCAGAACTGCCAAGTGGTATTTTccacattattttataattttttttaaaccattaacAAAAATTTAAATCAATCTGACGCCCTAAGTATCTACGCTAAGTATGCTGAGCATAAGTGGACCTGTTTGGTACTGAAACCCGTGGAGACAGGTCAACGGTGGTTGCATTGTGGACCCTAGCTATACAGCCGGACTGCAGAGGCACCCGTCTCTGTCAGGGGTACATGTCTGCCCGGGCACAGTGGTGCAGGGTCCGCCCCCGACTTCAAGACCCTCATATTTGATTTTAGTtctgtaatttgtaattaatcAACACTCTGGTGTGTTATTAACACTTAACAAAAGCTGCTGAACACAAAGCCCATTGGATCAAAGTCCCGTGTCTCGAGCCTGTCTGTAGAAGCTGCTACAGTCCATCACCAACGACTGTCCCCCTGGCACTGAGCACCTCCCCCCCAGCGCCGCTGTCAACTGCAATTATCACCCCTAACCCCCCCCGGTCCCCCTCACTGCCAGGCAGCAAAAACGCCAGGATGCCACACCGTTCTCCTCCTAACTGTAGATGTTGAGGACCGGTAGCACAGCTAGGGGGACACCCTTTGGACATTGGGAAGACACGCGTGTTTCTCCTGTTTGATCGTTTGTTGTCGTTGTCGTGTGCGTGTGTCATCCACGCTGGTTCAAGCCTTAAGTCTGCGTTTGTACGCAAAACAAAAGCGCGCCAGTGCAGCGGTCAGGAGACGCGGCAGAAGCCCCAGCCTGTAGTGGTTCCTCGCTGTTCCCTGCACTGCCGCCGTGTACTGAGCCAAATGAACTACAGCCATCGCCCTAGGGATGTTGCAGATTCTCACACTCCCAATGAGCCGGTCGTGCACAGAGCCCTGCAGAGGAAGCGTTTGGTTGCTTTGACCACCTCTGGGGTACCCTAAAGTCTgaccattcatttatttatttattatctctCTCCCTGATGGCGTTTTCTTGTGGAAGTTTGTGTTCAGATCAGATTCACAAGATGGCATTTATGCATCAAAGCCCCCCACGTGATTTGAAAAGCAGGAGACTACTGCCAGTCCACGACACTGCGATAgacattttgtaatttttatgCCACAGCCAACATGGAACATTTGAACATTCATGTATTTTGTACACGTTTAAACTGCCCCCCAGCACTGACTCGCTGTGGCCGAGACCAGATGCAGATCAAACTGCCTTTTCCCTGTGATTTCcctttataataatttaatgttgtaacaattgtaagtcaccctgggtaagggtgtctgctaagaaatcaggtaataataataataataaattattccTTCTGCAGTATTCGTACCATGATGGTGGTCGGGACAGATATGGACAGCAGGCCGTGTCCAGGGTTACTTCTGATACGTGCACAATTGAGAGTCTATGAAGCTTCCTGGGAGTCAGTTTAAAACTCTACAGGTCGCCATCCTCTGTTATTTCTGGGTCTCAGAGGGGCCTCCGGGCTTCCCTCCCTGGCCTACAGGGACACTGAGGGCCCTGGCAGGAGCGAGGCCTAGTAGGAGACTGGTGTCTTGCAGGGGAGACACTATTGAATTCATATACTGTTTAAACCAACACACTCTGTGTTGTACCGAGAGCTGCACAGGAGTTGGGAGATTATGGCCCACCTACAATCCACAGATTTATTTAGCAGCCCCCTATCCATCTTGGGCTCCCTACCTGTGGAGGTCAGGGAGCACAGTCTGCTACTTGTAGCTCCTCTCGATCAGGGGGTACAAATGTGAAGATGTAGGCCCAACACAGCGATTCCACATTAAGAGCAAACGGATGACCGCTCTGCAGTGAAGCGGATGCTGCCGTGGAAGGCTGTGAGCAGTGTGGTGTGACCCAGAGGCCCCGCATCCTGGCGGGACATGGAACACTAAAGAGCCACTCGGGACGAGGGACGTGGCGGAGTGTCCGTCCTGTGTATGTGCCAATTTGTAACATTGTAACGTATTTTGAAATAGAGTATTTATTTCTCAGCCGTCGTAGCTGAAGCTTTCTATCCGAgctttattttactgtaatagTTCAGTTTGTTTCACTTAATTTGAACAAAGCTCCTCACCGGACGCTCCGGGACAGCAGCAGCGCCGTCCTCATGAGAGGAGAGACTGGTGCGGGGTGACGCTCGGAAGGAAGGCCGACCTTCGTTTTTCCTCCAGATTGTTTCCTTTTTAActacagtgtttgttttttcttattaaaaaaataatgaataagcgCTGAACTGATTTTGTTGTCCGGCTGAGTTTCAATACAAGTCTGTGCACTTTTGTACGAAGTGATGTTTACCTGATGTAATTCTTTATATTTCTGTGAATAAAATCGGTGAACGATCTGTTTCAAACGGGCCGGGTCGTGTCTTTACTGGTTGTGTATGAGCGTCTTCCTGGTCACTTCCCTGCACAGCACTGAGCGCCGGGTTTCCTTCACAGTTGGACTGCAGTGGGCAACCGTGCAACACAGCTGGGGCAGTGAGGAGAGGTTGACGTTTAACTGCTATATTTAGGGAACTGCCCCAGTTTGACCTCTGTAGACTAGACATCCGAGCTGCCCTAGGAACTGACCACAAGACACATGCTTTGTACTCGGTGATCATTtattctttaaatacatttttatgtacCACTTATTGACGGGTGAACCAATCGGCATGTCCCACTGCACTTAATTTACACAAAGAGGGTAATCTGGAAaggattatttttcatttaggttaaaagcaaacaactgaaacttcaaggcacatttttattttctttcttagcaGCATCGACCCTGTAGGTATGCGATCAGTACAGAAGGGGGTCTCCAGCTGCGATGCACCCCCACTGCACAGAGAAAGACAGATTGCATTGCTCCGGGACACCAGGTGAAAAGTGCAGTGGTGTTTCAGTGACGGGGAGGTCCTGCTTAACTGAAATGTTTGGTACACTGGAAACAGACACCGTGCGTTACCTAAACAAAGACATGTGTTTATAATCCTTAAAGAGCTCCGTGTGGAATATAACCAATCCACTacgtttgattaaatattttacatttaaatatatatacatgttaaaatacaaaaatgagtTGATTGCACTGAATGggtattttccaaaatgtgattGCATGATTATTTCCAAAGAAAAACTTCAAAAGAAAGCACCTAAATCACAGCCACCTCTTCCTTTCCCATTTGCAGAAACCCTTTCTTCCTGAGCTATTGAtggatttaatatttaaaaggaatatttttaaaacaatcccctgggaaaaaaaattaaatctacaGATAAATGAGGTCGTATTGATGATGAAAAACACAGCAGTGACACAGGCCAGGGGCACTGCTGTAATTTCTCACATTATTGGTGCTACAGACAATGCCACACCGGAGAGTCTTTCGGCTGGATCCACAGTGGAAGTTCCTGTCCACTAGGGGGCAGAGAAGGACCATTATGGATGCAGTGCAGAAGACAAGGTCAACATCAGCGCTGTGGCTTCAGGAGGACCGCCGTGTCTCCCCAGATAAACTCTTAAGTCCTAATCCCTGAAATGGCGTTCTTCACTTAATTTGACAGGTGAGTTTACAATTATTCTGTATTCTAATGAGGCAGGGCGCTGTGGGTAACATTTCAGAGTCAGTCAAAGGCCTGCATCTTCAGACTTCAAACTCACACTTAGAAACCATTTTGTTCACCTCACACTGAATGCCTGAACTCTAATAACTGAGCCATCCTTCCTGGTGGCGTCCCTTCTTGCCTGGCCGTGCCCCATGTCAGTCGCTGGACTGCAGGCTGAACAGGATGGCCAGGCCGAGAGCGAGCAGCAAGCCCACCGACACCTCGGTCATCTTGCCCAGCTGCCAGCGCTTGTGCAGGTCCTCTTTGCACTGGCGCTGCTGCTCCCTCCGCCAGCGCAGCATCTTCTCCCTCTGCAGCTGCTCGCTGTAGTGCGCCTGGTAGAACGCGTCGAAGTCAAACATGGGCTTGGCACCCACACCCGCCATGGGGGAGCTGCGCGACCGCTGCTGCGCAGCTGGGCCTGAGGCGGTGGCGGCGGCCCCCTTGCTCGAGGGCCGGGTGGCTCCCTGGACGTCGGCGGGGCTCAGGATCCCGTGGTCGTACTTCCGCCGcagcccgatgctgcccagcacGCTGTAGGCCTCGCTGATCTCGGAGAAGCGCAGCGTGGCCTCCTCGCTGCCCGCGTTCTTGTCTGGGTGGTAGATGAAGGACTGCTTATAGTAGGCAGTCTTTATCTGGGACTGCGAGGCGCCGGGGGACACCCTCAGGATGTCGTAGTAGGCCGTCCGGCTCCTGTGCAGCGGTGGCACCTCGCTGTCCTGGCTGTAAGCCCTGGAACCCGGCAGCAGCTCGGCACCGGCCTTCAGGGCCGAGCCGCCAAGCAAGGCGTTCCTCTGGAGCAGCCTGGCCGTGCCGAAAGCCCTCCGcagctgctgtcctgccctGGGCATCTCGGGGCTCAGGAAGACcctgctcctccagctggccTGCCTGGTCATAGCTGCCCTTTGAGACGAGCCTCTGCCCGCTGCTGACTGTGCTCGGTCTCTCGCCCTGTCCTGCCCGGTACAAGCCGCCTCTGCCGAGGGACACAATGTCGGCCCATTGCCCCGCACGTCGGTAAGGCGCAGCACACCGGCCACCACCGCGTCAGCACTTCCAACACCGGGAGGAGCGGAGAGCAATACGGCCTGGTCCCAACCGAGCCCCACGGCAGCGACTGACCGAGTCAAACCGACACGGAGCGAGCAGGCAGCGCGGTCTGCGCCCCTCAACCGCGCCGCCGGTCTGTCAGGCGCCCGGTCCACCGCCCACCCGGCCAGCGCTCCCCTCGCCTGGGCGTCCTCTGTGCCCGAGCCTGCAAGCGCCGGCCTGCCGTGTCCCAGCAGGGCCCTGTACGCCCCCGACCCAAACCTCCGGCTGACCTCCGCCATTTTTGCAAGATGCCGACAATATGAACAGACAGCAACGGACCAATCACAGTGCGGGTCTGTGCGGTTAGCCAATCAGGAGCAAGGAAAGCCGCACAGGGACGAAGGGGGTGCGCCTTGTGCTGCTTATATAACAGCGCGCATTCTGCTGGTGTCACGGTATTCTGGTACCGTAATTAAGTGGATAAATACGTATTTATCCATTCTTAGTATGTACGTTATTATTCTTAACGTATAGTACATACTTGTGTACATACTACACCATCGCTATCccctttattattatattaggtGAAACCACTCATTGTTGTACTgtttatgtaaatataaatgcacCGTTTGTTGTGCAACAGTTGATTGTTCATCAGTAACGCGACGTTTTCCACAGTCGTTCTAGTAATGACGACATCTGATGGTAAAACAACATGACACAGGGGTCTCATACGTGTAGAGCATATTttcgcagttctgcacagatctgcacctTTGAACCAATAATATTGCAAGCAAagagcagatctgtgcagaactgcgcacAACTGCGCTGCAAACCGCGACCACAACTTCTGAACGTGTCGCTGAAAGATGACGTCACTCAGCGCAGCCATGTGTTGCCGTGTGTGAAGACGCGAGCTCTGGCAGGCGTGTGTTTACAGTGTTTTCTTCTCGTTTTTGTTGAACTTccatacaataaaacatgtcTTCGAGCTGCCGCAGACCCGAGCACATGGCCCCGCCGGAGGTGGTGAGTATGGCTGCCACTGTGTTATCCGTGTCAGCATCCGCAGTCGACTAAACTAAATCTACACTGAAAAACCCTTGAGACTGAAGTCTACAGACCCTTTCACTTGCATtgtgttaaatatatttactcTCCAGAGATGCCAACACCTATAAAACCCCAAACTTTGTATTAATCTTCGTATTATATTACTTTCCCCACAGTAAGTATTTATATTAATTGGAGCTGTAATGTTTATGTGTATGCTCTTATTTTTACCATGGTACATCGTGTAGTAAAAGTATTATTGTGCCTGTACACTGCCGCTCTGTGATCGTCTGTGTGATGGCTGTGCTAATGCTGTGCTTTTCTCTCCAGTTCTACAATGCGGATGAAGCCAAGAAGTACACACAGAAGTGAGTGCGGGGTTCTGTTTATACTGGGCTGTTCTGGTTCTGTTCCTGCGGAAATAAATCACAGATCTGTATTCCTTCCCTGTCAGTGTCCACTGCTTGTCATGACATTTGGTTTTTGTAAAACATTAAACTCCAGCGAGAAGCTTTGCGTGACTTCTAAACATGCTTCGTTAGATCTCAGACCCAGAAACATGTTGTTAAGCCAGCAGCAGTTGCTTCGTTTTTGTAGCCAGGCTTCTGCAGGCAGCCGCTCAGCTCCTCTGTGTGATTGGGTTGCAGCTCCCGCATGATCGAGATCCAGAGCCAGATGTCCGAGAGGGCCGTGGAGCTGCTCAGCCTGCCCGAGGGACAGCCCTGCTACCTGCTGGATGTGGGGTAAGGCACCATGTCTCCAGCGCCGCCACAGAGGAGAGGGGGACGGGCTGCAGGACTGGGATAAATCCTCAGATACTGTCCATTCAGGGCtattttatcattattgttGTCATTGTTAATTTGCTGTGCGTTGGTGTCACAGGTGCGGCTCGGGGCTCAGTGGAGACCACCTGTCTGAAGAGGGACACTGCTGGGTGGGAGTGGACATCAGCACAGCCATGCTCGGTAAGACCCCCGTCTCGTTCCCCAGTGCGCTCACACTGTCCTGTGTCAGATCTGAGTTCTGCTCCAGATATTCAGTGGCAAAGGCCTGACTTTCAAAGCCACCGGGCCCCGGTAGGCAGCTGGACTCCGGTGACGCCTGCTAGGCTGATAAACAGTAACACTAATCTGAGGGCCCTATTGCAGCATGACGTCTGTGTTGAGGTCACGGTTGACACACTGTTGCGTGTCTCTGGGTGTGTTTCATGGCTGTGCTCTGTGACAGACGTTGCTCGGGACCGGGAGGTGGAAGGAGACCTGATCCTGGGAGACATGGGCCAGGGGATGCCTTTCAGACCAGGGACCTTTGATGGGGCAATCAGGTAGGCACCCCTCACccttgacccctgacccctgacctttCACTGCCCTTCCTCTGTGCAGTTTTGTTTGGCTACGGTGCGTTACACGTGTCTAGGTCTGTGGCTGACATGCTGGTtctcctctcctccatctcTTTCCCAGCATCTCTGCCCTGCAGTGGCTCTGCAATGCGGACAAGAAGTCTCACAGCCCCCCGAAGCGGCTCTACCGGTTCTTCAGCACGCTGTACTCTGCGCTGGTAAGCACTGCAGGCTGGGGGGCCCGGGGGAAACCGGCACCTGTGAAGCTCTCCTCCCGTCTTGGTGTTCTTGCTTTATTTGGGGGGGTTGACGCTGTATTGTTTAGGCAGTAGGAATgtgatttgatttccattgacTGTCCCTCCTGTGCCCCTCTGTCCAGGCCCGGGGGTCTCGCGCTGTGTTCCAGATTTACCCTGAGAACTCCGAGCAGGTGAGGCCAGGGGACGGGGTGAACACACGggtccggtgtgtgtgtgtgtggggggggacaCGGTGCAGCAGATATAGTTGTGCCTCTCTGAGAtctgtgctcctctctgccCCCCCACAGCTGGAGCTCATCACAGCGCAGGCGATGAAGGCGGGCTTCACTGGGGGCATGGTGGTGGACTACCCCAACAGCACCAAGGCCAAGAAGTGAGTCCAGTGATTTTTCACAATGAATTTTCAGATTAAAAGTATATTCCAGAGGGAGCTGACgatctctctctccgtctccaccagGTTCTTCCTCTGCCTGTTTGCCGGCGTGTCGGGGGCTTTGCCGAAGGTGAGGGTCTCGATCTGACCAGCCTGCTTCGTTATTCAATCCACACAATGAAGTCCATACAGTGACGCCTGGATAACGGCCTctgctaataaattaataacaataataatgaaatcagGCCTCTGCTGTGCTGGTCAACGCTCTCCCTGTTGGCCTCACCTGGGCTGATGTTCTGAGTTTTGAGCTGCCCTGGGGGTGGGAGTGGGGGGTGCAGGATAGATACagacctctgtctgtctgtctgccagtcTGTCATCTCAGCGCTGAGTGAGTCTCTGTGTTGTCGTCTGTTAGGGTCTGGGCTTGGAGACGGTGGAGAGAGGGGTCCCCAACCAGGCATCGTTCACCGGACAGAGGTGAGTTTGCACGCCTGGGGGGCGTGGCGTGTGAGTGGCAGGTCAGTGCCCTCGGTCCGGAGTTGGGCTGTCCCCCCCATCTCTGTGCCGGGGTGAGGGACCGAGAGCAATGCAGGGAGGGCCGTCGTCCTGCCGGGCCAGAGGAGCTGCCTGGCGCATTTTCCTCCCTCTCACAGCGGCTGGGctgaagaacataagacagtgtccagtcgagaggaggccattcgccccatcgtgctcgtttggtgtccattaataactaagtgatcaaggatcctatccagtctgtttgtgaatgttcccaaattgtctcttcagccacatcgctggggagtttgttcagattgtgacgcctctctgtgtgaagaagtgtctcctgttttctgtcttgaatgccttgaagcccaatttccatttgtgtccccgggtgcgtgtgtccctgctgatctggaaaagctcctctggtttgatgtggtcgatgcctttcatgatcaGTGTGTGACTCTTAACCCGTCTCCCATCGTGTCCCTCTGTGTCCTGCatgctccc
This sequence is a window from Amia ocellicauda isolate fAmiCal2 chromosome 22, fAmiCal2.hap1, whole genome shotgun sequence. Protein-coding genes within it:
- the LOC136717941 gene encoding uncharacterized protein LOC136717941, with amino-acid sequence MAEVSRRFGSGAYRALLGHGRPALAGSGTEDAQARGALAGWAVDRAPDRPAARLRGADRAACSLRVGLTRSVAAVGLGWDQAVLLSAPPGVGSADAVVAGVLRLTDVRGNGPTLCPSAEAACTGQDRARDRAQSAAGRGSSQRAAMTRQASWRSRVFLSPEMPRAGQQLRRAFGTARLLQRNALLGGSALKAGAELLPGSRAYSQDSEVPPLHRSRTAYYDILRVSPGASQSQIKTAYYKQSFIYHPDKNAGSEEATLRFSEISEAYSVLGSIGLRRKYDHGILSPADVQGATRPSSKGAAATASGPAAQQRSRSSPMAGVGAKPMFDFDAFYQAHYSEQLQREKMLRWRREQQRQCKEDLHKRWQLGKMTEVSVGLLLALGLAILFSLQSSD
- the bud23 gene encoding 18S rRNA (guanine-N(7))-methyltransferase yields the protein MSSSCRRPEHMAPPEVFYNADEAKKYTQNSRMIEIQSQMSERAVELLSLPEGQPCYLLDVGCGSGLSGDHLSEEGHCWVGVDISTAMLDVARDREVEGDLILGDMGQGMPFRPGTFDGAISISALQWLCNADKKSHSPPKRLYRFFSTLYSALARGSRAVFQIYPENSEQLELITAQAMKAGFTGGMVVDYPNSTKAKKFFLCLFAGVSGALPKGLGLETVERGVPNQASFTGQRSRFKHMKGKSVKKSKDWIVEKKERRRRQGREVRADTKYTGRQRKPRF